Proteins from one Bacillota bacterium genomic window:
- a CDS encoding DUF433 domain-containing protein has protein sequence MDKLDRITVDPNICLGQPTIRGMRITVSVILKMLASGKSINDVLQAYPELEEEDVKQAIKYAAWVLSDQIQMVPSAGT, from the coding sequence GTGGATAAGCTTGACCGCATCACAGTTGATCCCAATATCTGCCTGGGTCAGCCTACGATCCGGGGCATGCGGATTACCGTGAGTGTCATCCTGAAGATGCTGGCCAGCGGCAAGTCGATCAATGACGTGTTGCAAGCCTATCCCGAGCTGGAAGAAGAGGACGTCAAACAGGCGATAAAGTACGCGGCATGGGTGTTGTCTGATCAGATCCAGATGGTACCAAGCGCGGGAACATGA